A region from the Sutcliffiella horikoshii genome encodes:
- a CDS encoding RNA-binding S4 domain-containing protein, with product MRLDKFLKVSRIIKRRTLAKEVAEQGRIYINNVQAKASSNVKAGDELKIQFGQKIVTASVDNIQENAKKEDAAMMYTIVKEERVEQTEE from the coding sequence ATGCGTTTAGATAAATTTTTGAAAGTATCAAGAATCATCAAGCGTCGTACACTTGCTAAAGAAGTGGCAGAACAAGGACGCATCTACATTAACAACGTACAAGCGAAAGCCAGCAGCAATGTGAAGGCGGGAGATGAATTAAAAATTCAATTTGGCCAAAAAATCGTCACCGCTTCCGTCGACAACATTCAAGAGAATGCCAAAAAAGAAGACGCAGCAATGATGTATACGATTGTAAAAGAAGAAAGAGTGGAACAAACCGAAGAGTAA